Part of the Cytophagia bacterium CHB2 genome, ACTTTTCCCGCGTTTTTCAAATATGATGCATTTCACTAAACATTCCACCCCAGGAGGTTCGTTAAAAGTATGCCGACGGTCAAAGTGCGCGAAGGTGAAAGTTTTGAGAAAGCGTTACGTCGTTTTACCAAAGCTTGTGAAAAAGCTGGTTTGATGTCCGAGTTGAAGAAGCGCAGACATTTTGAAAAGCCGAGTGAAAAGAA contains:
- the rpsU gene encoding 30S ribosomal protein S21 — encoded protein: MPTVKVREGESFEKALRRFTKACEKAGLMSELKKRRHFEKPSEKKKRKMKIARRKARRIATLESR